Proteins from a genomic interval of Aureimonas sp. AU20:
- a CDS encoding CBS domain-containing protein: MKIEAVMTRHVEYAAPDDAVSDLAVIMGDLDVGALPVGSDDELLGVVTDRDILFRVVARGLHPAQVSAREIVSTPVIACHPGDSLGAAMDLMASNHVRRLAVRSESGKVVGWVTLADLSRKLLLDSDVVQNGLAEISRDSGG; this comes from the coding sequence ATGAAGATCGAAGCCGTCATGACCCGGCATGTCGAATATGCCGCACCGGACGATGCCGTCTCGGACCTCGCTGTCATTATGGGGGATCTCGACGTGGGCGCGCTGCCCGTCGGCTCGGACGACGAGTTGCTGGGTGTCGTCACCGATCGCGACATTCTCTTCCGCGTCGTGGCGCGGGGCCTGCACCCCGCGCAGGTTTCGGCGCGCGAGATCGTGTCGACGCCGGTGATCGCCTGCCACCCAGGCGACAGTCTCGGCGCGGCGATGGACCTTATGGCCAGCAACCATGTGCGCCGGCTGGCGGTGCGGAGCGAGAGCGGCAAGGTCGTCGGCTGGGTGACGCTGGCCGATCTCTCCCGCAAGCTGCTTCTGGATTCCGACGTCGTGCAGAACGGCTTGGCCGAGATCAGTCGCGATAGCGGCGGTTGA
- a CDS encoding DUF533 domain-containing protein, with protein MAFGWLWRFAGRAAGPRDGQGLALETILPDTALATLAEPLPLPQSMRRQRAETLKVLSAKLLGAHLANRHQISYPLTIDFRTLAGAERDFLVDVAAAAAMAGGGGEVALAAAEARLARRGADEAVLERFRASAAAPLSVNVLVAGAQASDRAAHAYAVSLLAAGSRQAAGQLYLTYLAARLGLSQEVVGSVNRRYRD; from the coding sequence ATGGCGTTCGGCTGGCTTTGGCGTTTTGCCGGCCGCGCCGCCGGCCCGCGCGACGGGCAGGGGCTGGCGCTGGAGACGATCCTCCCGGACACGGCTTTGGCGACGCTCGCCGAGCCGCTGCCCCTCCCGCAGTCCATGCGCCGCCAGCGCGCGGAAACGCTGAAGGTTCTCTCGGCCAAGCTTCTGGGGGCGCATCTGGCGAACCGCCACCAGATCTCCTACCCGCTGACGATCGACTTTCGCACGCTGGCCGGGGCGGAGCGGGATTTCCTGGTGGATGTCGCAGCCGCAGCGGCGATGGCCGGCGGCGGCGGGGAGGTGGCGCTTGCCGCCGCCGAAGCGCGGCTCGCGCGGCGCGGGGCGGATGAGGCGGTTCTGGAGCGCTTTCGCGCCTCCGCCGCCGCGCCTTTGTCGGTGAACGTCCTCGTCGCCGGGGCGCAGGCGAGCGACCGGGCCGCCCATGCCTATGCCGTCTCGCTTCTGGCGGCCGGCTCGCGGCAGGCTGCCGGCCAGCTTTATCTCACGTATCTGGCGGCACGCCTCGGCCTGTCGCAGGAGGTGGTCGGCAGCGTCAACCGCCGCTATCGCGACTGA
- a CDS encoding response regulator has translation MTRILLVEDHEEIWDFLSRRLQRRGYEVILAHDGQDGVDKAKVAAPDIVLLDMNLPILDGWTAARTIRADPSIPRIPIIALTAHAMSGDREKTLAAGCDDYHAKPVDFSRLLGQIEALLPATATEAAAQ, from the coding sequence ATGACCCGTATCCTGCTGGTGGAAGATCACGAGGAAATCTGGGACTTCCTGTCGCGGCGCCTGCAGCGCCGGGGCTACGAGGTCATTCTCGCCCATGACGGGCAGGACGGGGTGGACAAGGCCAAGGTCGCCGCGCCCGACATCGTGCTGCTCGACATGAACCTGCCCATTCTCGACGGCTGGACGGCGGCCCGCACCATCCGCGCTGACCCCTCCATCCCCCGCATCCCGATCATCGCGCTCACCGCCCATGCCATGTCGGGTGACCGGGAAAAGACGCTGGCGGCCGGTTGCGACGACTATCATGCCAAGCCGGTCGATTTCTCGCGCCTGCTCGGGCAGATCGAGGCGCTGCTGCCGGCCACCGCGACCGAGGCGGCGGCGCAGTAA